The window CCTGCTCACTGCGGCCCCGGTCCTCGAGCCCAGTGTCCGGGCCTTCCTGGACCTCCAACGCGACGCCGGCGTCGCGAGCGAGGAGCGAGCCGTGTTCCTCCACGACCCGCTCGCGCTCGAGACGCTGGTCGATCCGTCGGTCGTCCAGGTCGAGCCGCTGCGGCTCGCGATTGAGCCGGATGGCCGACTCGTCGAGGCGATGGACGGCACGGTAGCGAAGGTCGTTCGAGCGGCCGACGCGCCACGCGCGATCGGAGAGATCCTCGGGCTCATCGCCCGATCGGTGGGGTGACCGAGGGGTTTCGAACCCCCGACCTCCGGGACCACAACCCGGCGCTCTAGCCAACTGAGCTACGGCCACCATGAGCACCGGCAGCGAAAGCCGCCGACCCGCCGTGGCGCCGATGCCGCTCGCGCCGATCGACGGCGGGCTTCGAAGGATACCGCGCGGACCAACGGAGACCGCGGGAGCTTCGACCGCCGCTGCGTGCGCGACGACGGGTGCGCGCGCCCGAGGGATTCCAACCCCCGACCAACGGATGAGAGAAATTCTTGCTCGGTCCAGCTGAGCTACGGACGCTCGATCGGTGCCGGCGGTGAAAGCTACTGCCCGGCTCAGAGATCGGGCAGACCGAGGTTCAAGTTCGGAGCTTCGATGCCGCCGTCGATCTCGAGCACCTTCCCGGTGACGAAGCTCGACGCGTCCGACGCGAGATAGAGGACGCCGATGGCGATGTCGTCGACCTCGCCGAGTCTTCGAAGGGGTGTGCGCTCGACCATCTCACTGCGGAGCGCATCGTTGGTCAGCACGATGTCGAGGGCCGAGGTGGCGACCGAGCCGACGGCGATGGCGTTGACGCGCACCCGCGGCGCACAGTCGGCGGCGAGGAGCCGGGTCAGGTGGGTCAACGCAGCCTTGGCCGTGCCGTACGCGGCGTAGCCGCGATCCCGCAGGCGGCCCATCGCCGAGCTGATGTTCACGACCGAGCCGCCGCCACCGACGAGGAGATGAGGCAGGGCGGCCTGGGTCAGGGCGAACGCCGTCGTGACGTTGAAGTGCAGGGCCTGCTCGAAGGTCCGCACCGAGGTGTCGAGGAACGGACCCGGCATGGCGCCGCCGGCGTTGTTCACGACCACGTCGAGGCGGCCGAACTCGCCCACCGTCGCCTCCACGAGGCGGTCGACGACCGCGAGATCGTTGACGTCGCCGGGGAACACCAGCGCTCGGCGCCGGAAGGCGCGGACGTCCGCCGCGACCTCCTCCAGCTGCTCCTTCGTCCGGGCGATGAGCGCCACGTCGGCGCCGGCCTCGGCCAGGGCCCGGGCGGAGCCGGCGCCGAGCCCCCGGCCGGCGCCGGTCACGATCGCGGCCCGCCCGTCGAGTTGAAAGCGGTCGAGGATCACGGGCCAGACCGTATCCAGCCCGCCGCTCGCGCCCGTGGCCGCCGGTAGGGTCGCGCCGATGAGCGACGAGCCGGCGACGGTCCTGGACGCGGTGCGGCTCCTCGCCGCCGAAGGGTTCGAGGCGTCGTTCACGCTCACGGCCGACGGGATCCGCTGCAGCTCCTGCCGCCAGAGCCGAACCCTCGAGAAGGCCGAGGTCGTGCGCGTCTACCGCTTCGAGGGTCCCAGCGACCCGGACGAGGAGGCCGTCGTGTACGCGCTGCGCTGCCCCACCTGCGACGCCGGCGGCACCCTGGTGTCAGCCTTCGGCCCGGGCGCCGATCCCGAGCTCACCGATCGACTCGTGATGCTGGACTCGCGCTTCCGAACCCGCTGAAGAGGAGCACCCCGTGGCGGAAACCTGCACCCACCTCGAAGACCTCACGATCGAAGCAGCACCGACCGGCCCGGGGTGCTACGAGTGCACCCTCATCGGCTCGACCTGGGTGCACCTGCGACGTTGCATCGAGTGCGGCCACATTGGCTGCTGCGACAACTCGCCGAATCGTCACGCGACGAAGCACTTCCACGACACCCAACACCCACTCATCCAGTCCTTTGAGCCCGGCGAGGACTGGTTCTGGTGCTACGTCGACGAGCTCATGTTCGACGTGCCGGGCCGCCCCGCGGGCCCGTCCCACCCGTGAGCGCGGGGGACCAAAGCCTCCACCCCGCCATCCGCCTCCATAGCACCCGCGGCCGCTGGCTGATCGCGACCTCGGTCCTCGGGTCGGCCGTCGCCTTCATCGACGGCACCGTCGTCAACGCCGCCCTCCCCGCGATCTCGCGAGACTTCGGTGCCGGCCTGGCCGACCTCCAGTGGGTGGTGACCAGCTACCTCCTGACGTTGGGCGCCTTACTCGTGATCGGAGGGTCCCTCGGCGACCTGTTCGGTCGGCGACGGATCTTCATCATCGGCCTCGTCGGCTTCGGCGTGACCTCGCTGTTGAGCGGCGCGGCTCCGTCCATCGAGACCCTCATCGCCGCCCGCGCCCTCCAGGGGATGGCGGCCGCGCTGCTCGTCCCCGGCAGCCTGGCCATCATCTCCGCCTCCTTCCGCCCCGAGGACCGTGGGGCCGCGATCGGGGCGTGGAGCGGCCTCGCCGGGGTCTCGACCGCGATCGGCCCGTTCCTCGGCGGATGGCTCATCGACTCCTTCTCGTGGCGACTCGTGTTCCTCATCAACCCGCCGATCGTCGCCCTGACCGTGCTGCTGGCGCGGCGTCACGTCCCCGAGACGGCGGAGGACACCGCTGATCACCGCGTCGACTACCTCGGCGGCATCGTGCTCGCGCTCGGCCTCGCGGGCGTCGTGGACGCGCTCATCGAGGGGCCGGGCAACGGCTGGACGCCCTCGACCCTCGGCGTGGGGATCGCCGGGGCCCTGGCCCTCGCGACGTTCGGCGTCGTGGAGGCGCGGTCGTCGCACCCGATGGTCCCGCTGGCCGTCTTCCGGTCACGGCAGTTCTCGGGCGCCAACGCCGTGACCTTCCTGGTCTACGGGGCCCTCGGCTCGGTCACTTTCCTGCTCGTCGTCCATCTGCAAACCGACCTCGGGTACTCAGCCCTCGAGGCCGGGGCCGCGCTGCTGCCGGTGACGGTGCTGATGCTCGCGTTCTCGGCTCGCGTCGGCGCGCTCGCGCAACGGATCGGGCCGCGCCTCCCGATGAGCGTCGGACCGATCGTGGTCGGCGTCGGGACCGCGCTGCTGGCCCGGGTCGGGACCGGGTCCTCCTACTGGACCGACGTCCTGCCGGCCGCCGTCGTGCTCGGCGTCGGCCTCACGATCACCGTGGCGCCGCTCACCGCCGCGGTCCTGGGCGCGATCGACGACGATCACGCGGGCATCGGCTCGGCGATCAACAACGCGGTCTCCCGCATCGCCGGCCTCCTCGCGATCGCGGTGCTCCCGGCGGTAGCCGGCCTCGCCGGTGCCGGCGGGCGCCTCGACCTCGCCCACGGCTTCGGCCGAGCCATGGTCATCGCCGGCGCGCTGGCGGCGGTGGGCGGGCTGGTCTCGTTCCTCACCATCCGGCGGGCGGCGCCGGTGGCCTCCATTCCCCACGTCCCCTCGGTGGCGTGCCAGGACCCCGGCCTGCGTGAGGCGCCCGCGGCCTGACCGGGGGGCGACGCCGTCAGTTCCGGGGCGCGTCGAGGAGGCTCGGCGCCAGCGGGCCCGGCACCAGCGCCAGCTGGAGCCGACCGGAGGGGACGGACCCGGGCGAGCCCTCGCCGAGCGACGGCGGGAGCCCGAGCAGCGCGGTCAGGCTCAGGCCGCGATCGTGGGCCTCGAAGAGCGCCCGGATCCCCGCCAACGAGAAGCCCTGGTCTTGCAGCCGGCGGATCGTCCGCAGTCGGGCGAGGTGCTCGGCGCCGTAGCGGCCCACTC is drawn from Acidimicrobiia bacterium and contains these coding sequences:
- a CDS encoding SDR family oxidoreductase — translated: MILDRFQLDGRAAIVTGAGRGLGAGSARALAEAGADVALIARTKEQLEEVAADVRAFRRRALVFPGDVNDLAVVDRLVEATVGEFGRLDVVVNNAGGAMPGPFLDTSVRTFEQALHFNVTTAFALTQAALPHLLVGGGGSVVNISSAMGRLRDRGYAAYGTAKAALTHLTRLLAADCAPRVRVNAIAVGSVATSALDIVLTNDALRSEMVERTPLRRLGEVDDIAIGVLYLASDASSFVTGKVLEIDGGIEAPNLNLGLPDL
- a CDS encoding UBP-type zinc finger domain-containing protein codes for the protein MAETCTHLEDLTIEAAPTGPGCYECTLIGSTWVHLRRCIECGHIGCCDNSPNRHATKHFHDTQHPLIQSFEPGEDWFWCYVDELMFDVPGRPAGPSHP
- a CDS encoding MFS transporter, which translates into the protein MSAGDQSLHPAIRLHSTRGRWLIATSVLGSAVAFIDGTVVNAALPAISRDFGAGLADLQWVVTSYLLTLGALLVIGGSLGDLFGRRRIFIIGLVGFGVTSLLSGAAPSIETLIAARALQGMAAALLVPGSLAIISASFRPEDRGAAIGAWSGLAGVSTAIGPFLGGWLIDSFSWRLVFLINPPIVALTVLLARRHVPETAEDTADHRVDYLGGIVLALGLAGVVDALIEGPGNGWTPSTLGVGIAGALALATFGVVEARSSHPMVPLAVFRSRQFSGANAVTFLVYGALGSVTFLLVVHLQTDLGYSALEAGAALLPVTVLMLAFSARVGALAQRIGPRLPMSVGPIVVGVGTALLARVGTGSSYWTDVLPAAVVLGVGLTITVAPLTAAVLGAIDDDHAGIGSAINNAVSRIAGLLAIAVLPAVAGLAGAGGRLDLAHGFGRAMVIAGALAAVGGLVSFLTIRRAAPVASIPHVPSVACQDPGLREAPAA
- a CDS encoding MerR family transcriptional regulator, giving the protein MAQTPALRIEGAAQVTGLSTRNIRAYQSLGLVPPPQLEGRVGRYGAEHLARLRTIRRLQDQGFSLAGIRALFEAHDRGLSLTALLGLPPSLGEGSPGSVPSGRLQLALVPGPLAPSLLDAPRN